Proteins from one Hyperolius riggenbachi isolate aHypRig1 chromosome 2, aHypRig1.pri, whole genome shotgun sequence genomic window:
- the LIPT2 gene encoding octanoyl-[acyl-carrier-protein]:protein N-octanoyltransferase LIPT2, mitochondrial: protein MSAPGPVLRAVRLGLLGYAEAAGLQARCVRRCAERGEDRLLLLEHRPVYTVGIRRAGYPEEEEARLRALGADYQLTDRGGLITFHGPGQLLCYPVLSLRRLRRSLRSYVCGLEGAAIRLCCSLGVPGGRSQETGVWVRGRKLCAIGVHCSHHITSHGLALNCNTDLSWFDHIVPCGIAGKGVTSLSRELGRDVTVEEVIPPFLEAFQEEFNCSIDLSDADDLKEAPL, encoded by the exons ATGTCGGCTCCCGGGCCGGTGTTGCGGGCGGTGCGGCTGGGGCTGCTCGGGTACGCGGAGGCGGCGGGGCTGCAGGCTCGCTGTGTACGGCGCTGTGCGgagcggggggaggacaggctgctgctgctggagcacCGGCCGGTGTACACGGTGGGGATCCGGCGGGCGGGGtacccggaggaggaggaggccaggcTGCGGGCCCTGGGGGCGGACTACCAGCTCACTGACCGCGGCGGCCTCATCACCTTCCACGGGCCCGGCCAGCTGCTGTGCTACCCGGTGCTCAGCCTCCGCCGCCTGCGCCGCAGCCTCCGCAGCTATGTTTGCGGCCTGGAGGGGGCCGCCATCCGCCTGTGCTGCAGCCTGGGGGTCccgggggggcggagccaggagACCGGCGTGTGGGTGCGGGGCCGCAAGCTGTGCGCCATAG GCGTCCATTGCTCTCATCACATCACTTCCCACGGATTGGCGCTGAACTGTAACACGGACCTCAGCTGGTTTGACCACATCGTCCCGTGCGGGATCGCGGGGAAAGGCGTCACATCCCTAAGTCGGGAGCTGGGCAGAGACGTCACCGTGGAGGAGGTCATTCCGCCATTTCTAGAGGCCTTCCAGGAGGAGTTCAACTGCTCTATAGACTTGTCTGATGCAGATGACCTGAAGGAGGCGCCGCTATAA